AGAATAATGGCAGAACTGCGCACATGCACAGGGCAGCCACATCTAAAGCCGACAGGTGTTCATAATTGGGGAGCAGCAGGTGTTGAAATCGACCACAGCTGAGCAGAAAATCCcgtttgaataaaaaatatcttgTTTTAACACAAGATTTAAGGGATAAATACATGAATTACACGACACAGCATAAAATGATTGAGCTCGGGTTGAAGGTGGGTTTATATGAATAATTTCCTGAATGATAAAAGCTTAGGCTAAACTAGCCTAAACAATTTAAACCTTTACAACGTTAAAGTGAACATGTTAATTCTTCCAAGCAGCTGTGTGTGGTCCTTGTGCTTCTCTTCGGCCTTACACGCCATCTTGTTGAAGGTAAACACGTCTTCTCTTGTAAAATGTAGATGTTTTGAAGCCTTATTAGcaggttttttttccctctttgctGTACAGGAGTCTGCAGTGTGGAGTTTTGTACTGACAGCTCAAGATGTGTCCTCTCTAAAGACCAAAGAAGCTGCAAATGTACCGACGGATACTACGCtgacaaatgtgacaaaagtaggGATTTTTATCCTTATACGTGTCTCTGTATTTTTGTACAAACCCAAGAATTGACCCATTTAATTCTAAGTGAGCAGCTAGTAGCCAATATTGACCCTGTGTTCAAGCCATGTGGAACAATAGAGAACATCAGTTTCCGATgggcaaaattaaaaaaaaaatgctccatTTGGTCGATAAGAAAAGGCTAGCTTACTAAATTGTCGTTATATTAAGCAGAAAAATTACGAAACAAAGTTAATGTTAGCTGAATTGTTCAAAGCTTTCTGTTTATTCATGTGCTGCCGATCAATtttgtattatttgtgttttgacttTAGGTGATTTGGTCGTAATCAGTATCAACGTTCAGTGacatgaggtaaaaaaaaaaaaaatgcgtCATAATGTCCAAGTGAATACGCTAAATAATGACGTCTTGATCGTGAACCCGCTGAGTATGAAAAACATCCTTACTCACGAAGTTATATTTTCCGAGCAGCACATGAATGCAGCATGAATCCTTTCCCGAAATGGgaatcctacatttcccacaatgcaacatttttttttttttttttgcggcTTTGAAGCTCAAAATATACAATAATTATGTCCTTTCAGACATTAGTGGATGCAGGGTTTTCataatttagattaaaaaggCACTGACAAttgaataaataacaaaaagtgACCAAAGGAATTCCTCTAATGATTCTTTAATTTATCAGTGATATGAAGCAGCTTTTTATGATTTGTCCACCACTAAACTGCATTTATGGTGTTCCTAGATCCACATTTAgtggtgcatctaaaaaaaaaaaacaaaatagaatatcatgtgaaaattcattttcttctgtgatttaattcaaaaagtgaaacttccatatattttTAGATTCACCATTATAAAGTAcaatatttcaagtttttttttttttgtttgtttgtttttaatctgattacagcttacaaaaatccaaaataaactgtctcaaaatattagaatatcacaaaacaggAATCAACAGAAAAGTATTGATAATACAGAAGAGTCGACCTCCTGGAAAAtaatgctcatttatgcacccAGTAATTAGTTGCATCTCTGTTGACACTGCATCTGGTTGAGTCTGGTGGGTCTCATCTTTCTCTTGGCATTTcaccagagattctctatggtagtggttctcaaccagtGGGTCGTGAAGCAGCTTTCACTGGGTAGAGAATTGGTGCCTGGAAAAAACAAATTAGCAAGGGTGTACATAAGTTCTAGGCTAATATGTTTcaatttatttctgtttcactGTGTTTTACTGGACAATGAGTAATCTCTGGttgatttatttagattttgatttattcatCCTATTATTTTTGGATAGAAATATTATACAGAAAACTGATTATCCTATGCAGACGTCTTCAGAATGAAATGCCATGTTTGCCTGCATGTCCTCCCAAAGTTTAGTCCGATATCTTTGTTCAGGTACATGTTTTACTCTAGGGTCCCAACCGCAACAtttttgataaatgaattttaacGGTTGACAATTTGGGTCAAGATTTCACATTAAGGAGGTGGCGGTGGGTCCCATGGTTAGGCCAGTTGAAAACTACTCTtctacggggttcaggtcagaccagttggctggccaaacAAACATAGTAATACCacggtcagcaaaccagtttctggtggtTTTGGCTTCATTGTGGGCAGGTGCccagtcctgctggaaaaagaaaatcagtatctccataaaacttgtgagcagatggaagcataaaGGTCTCTAAAGTgttgacagtgttgactctggacttgataaagaccagtagACCAAGAGCAGCAGATGGTATGGCATGTCAAACCACcactgactgtgaaaactgACAACACTGGACTTAAAGACCCTTGGATTCTGTACTTCCCCAATCTTCCCCCACACTCTGGGGcatgatttacaaatgaaaaacaaactttcatCTAAAAACACAGCACTAAAACAccaaatcacagcaaaaaaaaccccaacttTTTTCATGGTATTTTAACTTTCTGAAACGCACTTGTATAATTGAGGCCTTctgtaaaatttaagtcatTCTCAATTTCTAAGCCTTACTTCTTAGCCTTTAAACTacttcatttacatttattataaattaatatttacacatttacaTCTATACTGTGCACCTTtacagctgttgtttttttagataGTAGTACAACTTTGGCACTTTTGGTACACCgggcagaaaaagaggaggaagcagaTTAAGAAGAAGTAGAGGGAGAAGCAATAATGCTAAAATAACCCATGTTAAGCTGTAGTTTAAGAGAAAGCAATTTAGCACATCAACTGCTGAAGAGTGAGTGCTTGACAGCAACTTCTTTATGTCCAGATGTACAGCAGTGAAGCAACAGCAGACATCAAAATctgatcaaaaacaaacaaattaactaTTAGCATATCAACACTATAAATGACAAATCAACAGGAAACAGAAACTAATGCAAAGTGTCAGTGACAAAGAGGCTTTggtgctgattggctgttgtaAGTATGGTTTGAGGTCAAGATATAGTTTTTTTGCAGGGCATTgggtgagaaacacagaaacagataaTCAGCCAAATATCTGCCCCTGATAATCAACTGTGCTGGTAATTTGTTGACCCCAAGTCTTCAGTCATACCtcatgatttctgtttttttttttttacattttgttgacTGCACTAGTGCCTGTGTCCCTTCCCAAAATCTCAAGTATTTACTGCTGTATAAATGAACTGaatgtagttttgtttttattttcttgaacAGATGCAGATATTAAAGTTACATGTGGCAAAGACTACATTACCATTAGAGCTTTAGAGGATTTCTTTAAATATCACAATGTGCCGCTGGAGTCTCTGCACCTGCCAAATAAATCCTGTCGAGCTCAGGAGGAGGTCATTGATGGTGTGACGTACTACATGACCAGGATATCTAAAGACGAATATGTGGCATGTGGAGGGAAACCTTTAGAGGTATATTTGGAACTAAAACAGGCTACTGGTGTTCAGTGTAGGGTAGCAAACATTTTAAcaccagttttttcttttttttttttttttttttttcttcttctcccaGAAAAACTTTACCCACATTTTGTATTCCTTGAGTCTTTGGTCAGTCCCTCAGACTATCGGAAACATCATCAGGGATCCCATCATTAAGATGGACTATACATGCATCTATCCGTACACCAGGACAGTCAGCCTGCCTTTCCCAGTCGTCCCATTCTCCAGGTAAGAAAGACTTTGAAATTTGGCGCCATTATATCATCTCATCTCTGTATATGATACTTTTCTGGCCTGTTTTCAAAGTGAGACCGTGATGCGTGTAGATGATCTAGACGCCACAGTACAGCTGATGTTGTACACCGACAGCTCCTACACCAAAGCCTACAGCAGCGCTCCCACTATTGAACTCAGAGACAAGGTATGTCAGCATTCATCAGTCATTTCAGACTAAATACTAATACAGCTGTGAGGCTTATTCATGTCAGATGAAGCTTTAAAGGGTCTTGTCTCCAGGTGTTTGTAGAGGTGACAGTCACAGAGCCTGCAGATTTCTTCCTGCTGATGGTTCATGAGTGTTGGGCCACACAGTTTCCACAACCGAACGCCACTGAGGGACTGGTTCACACTCTGCTGCAGAACGGGTCAGAACTGCTCCATAGTTCACGTCAGTTTGGTCTTTTACCCTAAGCTAAAGTAGATGataaagaaatgaaacttaGCTTGATCTTTGATTGATATTTGTgaattttatacattttccaGACCCTGTAGGAACCTATTCATAGCACCAGCAGAGTCTCAACATTAAAAGTATAGAAAATTCTCAGACATAATTAAATATCAAGCTTTGTTGGTTTCTTTATCTCCTTGGACAAATGAAACACTGGACGATCCTGTACAAAGGGAGAGAAGTAAATATCTCTCACTGTTTTCACcttttgtcaacttaattggAAGTAACACACTTCTCCACACTTACAACAACAATCCAT
The sequence above is a segment of the Cheilinus undulatus linkage group 9, ASM1832078v1, whole genome shotgun sequence genome. Coding sequences within it:
- the zpd gene encoding zona pellucida glycoprotein d produces the protein MNYTTQHKMIELGLKLCVVLVLLFGLTRHLVEGVCSVEFCTDSSRCVLSKDQRSCKCTDGYYADKCDKNADIKVTCGKDYITIRALEDFFKYHNVPLESLHLPNKSCRAQEEVIDGVTYYMTRISKDEYVACGGKPLEKNFTHILYSLSLWSVPQTIGNIIRDPIIKMDYTCIYPYTRTVSLPFPVVPFSSETVMRVDDLDATVQLMLYTDSSYTKAYSSAPTIELRDKVFVEVTVTEPADFFLLMVHECWATQFPQPNATEGLVHTLLQNGCVKDQTVSFLDGTEGQSGQNGGSSTIHYSFDMFRFTTEPHELYLHCSVQLCEPADQQSCTPSCNSISKREAVRAGPSQALLSYGPIRIEVPDRPLSSMLMTVVLPVAGVWTVGFFLAILITVAKAGNRRLRHNEGN